The following are encoded in a window of Lacinutrix sp. WUR7 genomic DNA:
- a CDS encoding haloacid dehalogenase type II, whose translation MTKERNNRRDFIKKTAMIGLTAPHLAFSSSLEQPTKTENMNTRPKVLFFDVNETLLDLTAMKESVGKALGNRSDLLPLWFTTMLQYSLVTTVGRKYNDFGIIGAAALQMVASNYGITISETDAREAILGPIRSLPAHPEVKAALQKLRDAGYKLVSFTNSSNKGVQTQFENAGLIEFFDARLSIEDIGKFKPHTDAYDWAARKMGVSSNECLLVAAHGWDITGALWANWRGAFVSRPGAQMYPLAEKPEIVASNLTEIADQLIALK comes from the coding sequence ATGACAAAAGAAAGAAACAACAGAAGAGATTTTATTAAGAAAACAGCAATGATAGGTTTGACCGCGCCTCATTTAGCATTTAGCTCTTCCTTAGAACAACCCACTAAAACAGAAAATATGAACACTAGACCAAAAGTATTATTTTTTGACGTAAATGAAACATTACTAGATCTTACCGCAATGAAAGAAAGTGTTGGTAAAGCGCTAGGAAACAGAAGTGATTTATTACCATTATGGTTTACAACCATGTTACAATATTCGTTAGTTACTACAGTAGGAAGAAAATATAACGATTTCGGAATTATAGGTGCAGCTGCATTACAAATGGTAGCTTCTAACTACGGAATCACCATATCTGAAACAGATGCAAGAGAAGCTATTTTAGGTCCTATTAGATCTTTACCTGCACATCCAGAAGTAAAAGCTGCGCTTCAAAAATTAAGAGACGCTGGATATAAACTAGTATCTTTTACTAACTCTTCTAACAAAGGCGTGCAAACCCAATTTGAAAATGCCGGATTAATCGAGTTTTTTGATGCACGTTTAAGTATCGAAGATATAGGGAAATTCAAACCTCATACTGATGCTTACGATTGGGCTGCCAGAAAGATGGGAGTTTCATCCAACGAATGTTTATTAGTTGCAGCTCATGGTTGGGATATTACAGGTGCGCTTTGGGCAAATTGGAGAGGTGCTTTTGTTAGCAGACCAGGAGCACAAATGTATCCTTTAGCAGAAAAACCAGAAATAGTTGCATCCAATTTAACCGAGATTGCCGATCAACTAATTGCTTTAAAATAA
- a CDS encoding TetR/AcrR family transcriptional regulator: MQQDLKSEITKQTILNESFKLFYENGFKTTSVDKIMKATKLTKGAFYHHYKNKKELGLAVISLKLEKRVCEGMILPLYKSGNTLEILEATFLERLKSFPIYDKQHGCPMNNFINEIGDLEIAYQIALRNIIEDWKAALTLLIERGKSENTINKNISSKAVAVYLISAFEGIRGIRKLYDNDDILEEYIAGLSLYLKQLKA, translated from the coding sequence ATGCAACAAGATTTAAAATCAGAAATCACGAAACAAACCATTCTAAACGAATCGTTTAAACTGTTTTATGAAAATGGTTTTAAAACGACGAGTGTAGATAAAATAATGAAGGCTACTAAACTCACTAAAGGTGCATTTTATCATCATTACAAAAACAAAAAGGAATTAGGCCTTGCTGTAATTAGCTTAAAACTGGAAAAAAGAGTTTGTGAAGGAATGATTCTTCCATTATACAAATCAGGCAATACCTTAGAAATTTTAGAAGCCACTTTTTTAGAACGCTTAAAATCTTTTCCTATATACGATAAGCAACATGGTTGCCCAATGAATAACTTTATTAACGAGATTGGCGATCTTGAAATTGCCTATCAAATAGCATTGCGAAATATTATTGAAGATTGGAAGGCAGCTTTAACCCTTTTAATAGAAAGAGGAAAAAGCGAAAACACAATAAACAAAAACATTTCTAGTAAAGCAGTTGCTGTATATCTTATTAGTGCTTTTGAAGGCATTCGAGGTATTAGAAAACTATATGATAATGATGACATTCTAGAGGAATATATTGCAGGCCTTTCGCTATACTTAAAACAACTTAAAGCTTAG
- a CDS encoding DUF5763 domain-containing protein has translation MITTNCKLKHSIIVLILFMVFTKINAQALYKTPSGKKYHLSSCRMVENVSKKLSDIDISKYGLTPCKICKPPIQTNITNSFSNTNKAVGTSKTVQCKGKTKKGTRCKHKTSLANGYCYQHTSQNSNSYNTTNQTTSSTCGARTKSGGFCKRKVKNGARCYQH, from the coding sequence ATGATTACTACAAACTGTAAATTAAAACACAGTATAATTGTGTTAATTCTATTTATGGTTTTTACCAAAATCAACGCGCAAGCACTTTACAAAACACCATCTGGTAAAAAGTATCATTTAAGCAGTTGCAGAATGGTCGAAAATGTTTCTAAGAAACTTTCAGATATAGATATATCTAAATATGGTTTAACTCCTTGCAAAATTTGCAAACCACCTATTCAAACAAATATCACAAATAGTTTCTCGAATACCAATAAAGCGGTTGGGACATCTAAAACAGTGCAATGCAAAGGAAAAACTAAAAAAGGCACTAGGTGTAAACATAAAACAAGTTTGGCTAACGGTTATTGCTATCAACATACAAGTCAAAATAGTAATTCCTATAATACCACAAATCAAACTACAAGTTCCACCTGTGGTGCAAGAACAAAATCTGGAGGTTTCTGTAAACGAAAAGTAAAAAATGGAGCTCGATGTTATCAACATTAG
- a CDS encoding dihydrofolate reductase has protein sequence MFGKKKNKPQIDQEQLQLIQNAQRRIKQKKRFYSHAIVFAIFGLILYTFNVGLQLADEFTIATLPWSVVIIAIWFVLLFWHFLNVFLFQTFMGKDWEQKQLEKLVAKQQARIEKLKTNLKKEAPHIAKTEVYNEEVSAKKQTLTIIVAAGENDAIGKDNKLIWHLRDDLVRFKALTSGHHIIMGRKTFESFPKPLPNRTHVVISRQENYQVPEGVIVVNSLEKAIAIAKNDIQPFIIGGGEIYKQAMPLADKIEITRVHEEFEADTFFPKIDTSIWKKTNDKYHQKDENHKFDFSFLTYLRK, from the coding sequence ATGTTCGGTAAAAAGAAAAATAAACCACAAATAGACCAAGAGCAATTACAACTTATACAAAATGCACAACGTAGAATAAAACAGAAAAAACGTTTTTATTCTCATGCTATCGTATTTGCAATTTTTGGTTTAATACTATATACTTTTAATGTTGGATTACAATTAGCAGATGAGTTTACCATAGCAACACTTCCTTGGTCGGTAGTAATAATTGCTATTTGGTTTGTGCTATTATTCTGGCATTTTTTAAATGTGTTTTTGTTTCAAACCTTTATGGGAAAAGATTGGGAGCAAAAACAACTAGAAAAACTAGTCGCAAAGCAACAAGCTAGAATTGAAAAGTTAAAAACGAATCTAAAAAAGGAGGCGCCTCATATTGCAAAAACAGAAGTGTACAACGAAGAAGTTTCTGCAAAAAAACAAACCTTAACCATTATTGTTGCTGCTGGAGAAAACGATGCTATTGGTAAAGACAATAAACTTATCTGGCATTTACGTGATGATTTAGTACGCTTTAAAGCATTAACCTCTGGTCATCATATCATCATGGGAAGAAAAACATTTGAAAGTTTCCCAAAACCATTACCAAACAGAACACATGTGGTTATTTCGAGACAAGAAAACTACCAAGTTCCTGAAGGAGTAATTGTGGTAAATTCTCTAGAAAAAGCGATTGCAATTGCTAAAAACGATATACAACCTTTTATTATTGGTGGTGGCGAAATTTATAAACAAGCCATGCCTTTAGCAGATAAGATTGAAATTACTCGTGTGCATGAAGAGTTTGAAGCAGATACCTTTTTTCCAAAAATAGATACTTCTATCTGGAAAAAAACCAACGATAAATACCATCAAAAAGATGAAAATCATAAATTTGATTTTTCATTTTTGACTTATTTACGCAAATAA
- a CDS encoding isoamylase early set domain-containing protein: MAIKKQFLKSKPVCKVTFTVPAKEAKEVLVVGNWNNWDAKAEPLQKLKNGTFKGTVNLESGNSYEFKYVVDGQWQNEEQADAFVWNEFAASDNSVINL, from the coding sequence ATGGCAATTAAGAAACAATTTTTAAAAAGTAAGCCAGTTTGTAAAGTAACATTTACAGTTCCTGCTAAAGAAGCAAAAGAAGTTTTAGTAGTAGGGAATTGGAACAATTGGGATGCAAAAGCAGAACCTTTACAAAAATTAAAAAACGGAACATTTAAAGGAACAGTTAACTTAGAAAGTGGCAATTCTTACGAATTTAAATATGTTGTTGACGGGCAATGGCAAAACGAGGAACAAGCAGATGCTTTTGTTTGGAATGAGTTTGCAGCTTCAGACAATAGTGTGATAAA